One Deinococcus sp. LM3 genomic region harbors:
- a CDS encoding copper amine oxidase N-terminal domain-containing protein, whose translation MPLRSFPSLPFRSTADQRPRGRTRLLTLLALLAPPTQGGVLTAGLTAGLTLGLPGGALAAQPALGSVQLTFTVDQTATFVNGDPVTLLAAPRLVGGRTMLPLRETAALLGHPLPGTAGQVQLARLSVDTRQNSASLNGTPQPAGTVATLGGVLYVSARTLADALNANLSTDDGRTFTLTALRDGGNPLIPQARFSTDKTTYAPGERVVYTEYPFDPDGADITARRWTGRQDAYFQPGTYTVSLTVTNSRGLQSQPFTRTIRVEGTPIDTPLTYALKYALPGDSFPDPQVLSYPSATPTTAEGPSYPLLFSDSPEVPAQSGVLYQDSLSGRARLLAYHLNGLGRPARLYVMARNLESRPVEVRSERLGETAPTRIEGILGQVTLLEYFASSGGTTLNLLPGQTAAVYASPTLSAGSGVNVMQDLITSGRVELTFLMLEDALPPTAQVMQQLPYLRPDGKHVRGTFQGAVRSLRVNLGALPARIVIGDGRVDPALTGTDALTGQSVRLSGNYGVLYDLEVNGAAGTAVALSPRGGLYRGAMHVQDGPITQTIKLPRTGNALKPDEPVLLWRPQSDRLNIDFVPSSGSNLPISLVFYRARTLSGFGGLLKTYQP comes from the coding sequence ATGCCTCTGCGGTCTTTCCCCTCCCTGCCCTTCCGGTCCACTGCGGACCAGCGCCCGCGCGGACGAACGCGCCTGCTGACCCTGCTGGCCCTGCTGGCGCCGCCCACGCAGGGCGGCGTTCTCACGGCCGGGCTCACGGCTGGCCTGACGCTCGGGCTGCCGGGCGGCGCACTGGCCGCGCAACCCGCGCTCGGCTCGGTGCAGCTGACCTTCACGGTCGACCAGACCGCCACCTTCGTGAACGGCGACCCCGTCACGCTGCTCGCCGCGCCCCGGCTGGTGGGCGGACGCACCATGCTGCCGCTGCGGGAAACGGCGGCCCTGCTGGGACACCCGCTGCCCGGCACGGCCGGTCAGGTGCAGCTGGCCCGGCTGAGCGTCGACACCCGCCAGAACAGCGCGTCCCTGAACGGCACGCCGCAGCCCGCCGGGACGGTCGCCACGCTGGGCGGCGTGCTGTACGTCAGCGCCCGCACCCTGGCCGACGCGCTGAACGCCAACCTCAGCACCGACGACGGCCGCACCTTCACCCTGACCGCCCTGCGGGACGGCGGGAACCCGCTGATTCCGCAGGCGCGGTTCAGTACCGACAAGACCACCTACGCGCCGGGCGAGCGGGTCGTGTACACCGAGTACCCCTTCGACCCGGACGGCGCGGACATCACCGCGCGCCGCTGGACCGGCCGTCAGGACGCGTACTTCCAGCCCGGCACGTACACGGTCAGCCTGACCGTCACGAACAGCCGCGGCCTGCAGAGCCAGCCGTTCACGCGGACCATCCGCGTGGAGGGCACGCCCATCGACACGCCCCTGACCTACGCGCTGAAGTACGCCCTGCCCGGCGATTCCTTCCCGGACCCGCAGGTGCTGTCGTACCCGTCCGCGACGCCCACCACCGCCGAGGGCCCCAGTTACCCGCTGCTGTTCAGTGACAGCCCCGAGGTGCCCGCGCAGAGCGGCGTGCTGTACCAGGACAGCCTGTCGGGCCGCGCGCGCCTGCTCGCTTACCACCTGAACGGCCTGGGCCGACCCGCGCGGCTGTACGTCATGGCCCGCAACCTCGAGAGCCGCCCGGTCGAGGTGCGCAGCGAACGCCTGGGCGAGACGGCCCCCACCCGCATCGAGGGCATCCTGGGGCAGGTGACGCTGCTGGAGTACTTCGCGTCGAGCGGCGGCACCACCCTGAACCTGCTGCCGGGCCAGACGGCCGCCGTGTACGCCAGCCCCACCCTGAGCGCCGGGAGCGGCGTGAACGTCATGCAGGACCTGATCACCTCGGGGCGGGTGGAACTGACCTTCCTGATGCTCGAGGACGCCCTGCCGCCCACCGCGCAGGTCATGCAGCAACTCCCGTACCTGCGCCCGGACGGTAAGCACGTGCGCGGCACCTTCCAGGGCGCCGTGCGGTCCCTGCGCGTGAATCTGGGTGCCCTACCCGCCCGCATCGTGATCGGGGACGGCCGGGTCGATCCGGCCCTGACCGGCACGGACGCCCTGACCGGCCAGAGCGTGCGCCTGAGCGGCAACTACGGCGTGCTGTACGACCTCGAGGTGAACGGCGCGGCCGGTACCGCCGTGGCCCTCAGCCCGCGCGGCGGCCTGTACCGGGGTGCGATGCACGTGCAGGACGGCCCGATCACGCAGACCATCAAGTTGCCCCGCACCGGCAACGCCCTGAAACCCGACGAGCCTGTGTTGCTGTGGCGCCCGCAGAGTGACCGCCTGAACATCGATTTCGTGCCCAGCAGCGGCAGCAACCTGCCGATCAGTCTGGTGTTCTACCGCGCCCGGACCCTCAGCGGCTTCGGCGGCCTGCTCAAGACCTACCAGCCCTGA
- the der gene encoding ribosome biogenesis GTPase Der, with amino-acid sequence MHKVAIVGRPNVGKSSLFNRLIGRREAVVADLPGVTRDAKEGLMLHQNHRITLIDTGGLWSGDEWEDAIREKAEWAMEGAQAVIFVLDPREGLSAADYEVTDWLRRLGKPVIIAANKIDSPKHEVYMAELWGLGFGEPIAISAEHARGLDDLLDRVMTYLPEDTEDVPDIAPIRISLIGRPNVGKSSLLNAITQTDRAIVADMPGTTRDSLDVEWDYGGQRFVLVDTAGIRKKPDTAVEDYAIQRSQAAIGRSDLIWLVVNAGDLGDHELKLANLAYDSGKPVIVIVNKWDLVPDADLKSTEKDLNQKLHHISYAPRVYTSAINEYGIHEMLAEAMKLHEKWQSRIPTSELNRWLGVWQMRQSVPNFHGKKLKMYFMTQVETAPPTFAIFCNRADFVTRAYEGFLQNRIREDLQLAGIPVRLKWNEKGPYKRGKNAENDD; translated from the coding sequence ATGCATAAAGTCGCTATCGTAGGCCGACCCAACGTCGGCAAATCCAGCCTGTTCAACCGCCTCATCGGCCGCCGCGAGGCTGTCGTGGCCGACCTTCCCGGCGTCACCCGCGACGCCAAGGAAGGCCTGATGCTGCACCAGAACCACCGCATCACCCTGATCGACACCGGCGGCCTCTGGAGCGGCGACGAGTGGGAAGACGCCATCCGCGAGAAAGCCGAGTGGGCCATGGAAGGCGCGCAGGCCGTCATCTTCGTCCTCGACCCCCGCGAGGGCCTCTCGGCCGCCGACTACGAGGTCACCGACTGGCTGCGCCGCCTGGGCAAACCCGTCATCATCGCCGCGAACAAGATCGACAGCCCCAAGCACGAGGTCTACATGGCCGAACTGTGGGGTCTGGGCTTCGGCGAACCCATCGCCATCAGCGCCGAACACGCGCGCGGCCTCGACGACCTGCTCGACCGCGTCATGACCTACCTGCCCGAGGACACCGAGGACGTTCCGGACATCGCGCCCATCCGCATCTCCCTGATCGGCCGCCCGAACGTCGGCAAGAGCAGCCTGCTGAACGCCATCACGCAGACCGACCGCGCCATCGTCGCCGATATGCCCGGCACCACCCGCGACTCCCTGGACGTCGAGTGGGACTACGGCGGGCAGCGCTTCGTGCTGGTCGACACCGCCGGCATCCGCAAGAAACCCGACACGGCCGTCGAGGACTACGCCATCCAGCGTTCGCAGGCCGCCATCGGCCGCAGCGACCTGATCTGGCTGGTCGTGAACGCCGGGGACCTCGGCGACCACGAACTGAAACTCGCGAACCTCGCGTACGACAGCGGCAAACCCGTGATCGTCATCGTGAACAAGTGGGATCTCGTGCCCGACGCGGACCTCAAGTCCACCGAGAAGGACCTGAACCAGAAACTCCACCACATCAGCTACGCGCCCCGCGTGTACACCAGCGCCATCAACGAGTACGGCATTCACGAGATGCTGGCCGAGGCCATGAAACTCCACGAGAAATGGCAGAGCCGCATCCCCACCAGCGAACTGAACCGCTGGCTGGGCGTCTGGCAGATGCGCCAGAGCGTCCCGAACTTCCACGGCAAGAAACTCAAGATGTACTTCATGACCCAGGTCGAAACCGCGCCCCCCACGTTCGCGATCTTCTGCAACCGCGCCGACTTCGTCACCCGCGCCTACGAGGGCTTCCTCCAGAACCGCATCCGCGAGGACCTGCAACTCGCCGGGATTCCCGTGCGCCTCAAGTGGAACGAGAAAGGCCCGTACAAACGCGGCAAGAACGCCGAGAACGACGACTGA
- a CDS encoding vanadium-dependent haloperoxidase: MKASLIFAPARRRLLLLGAALCAGLTSCPRPPPPTQPVRCPLSTQEWAAIEAPGHSAARVWNELALNAIRNVLPQPTVHARTLFHLSAAMYDTWATFDPVARGVFVNEQRSGTPAQVEEAVNRAAHRVLSARFTATVPALGACFDDRLRHLGLNPDDTGTQGDSASATGNRTGQAILDLNRDDGSNERGGYADTSGYRFSNEPLRPEQPGVTLNDPDRWQRLLLAQPFTQNGIPQSGPQPYMGAHWGAVKPFAMTRQGRYYHDPGPAPSLNDPQMRARWIPDLLRRQSRLDDRLNTTTDISPAALGNNTPGRNDGAGHALNPATGLPYPPNVVRLADYGRVIAEYWADGPRAETPPGHWNVLANAAADAPTFQRRLGGRGPELGRLEWDLKMYLALNGALHDAAIAAWDVKRQTDTARPISLVRFVATQGMRGLQDEVDVLEERGGKAMVRGWSAAAGVQWIDPLRWVPYQAASFVSPAFPGFVSGHSTFSRAAAEVLTDLTGSAFFPGGLHEITVRPGALLIDRNSNTVPVRLQWATYADAADQAGQSRIWGGIHIEPDDLAGRRIGQQVGLDAVALARRYFTGQAP; encoded by the coding sequence ATGAAGGCCTCCTTAATCTTCGCACCGGCCCGGCGACGCCTGCTGCTGCTCGGCGCCGCGCTGTGCGCCGGACTGACCAGTTGCCCCCGCCCGCCCCCACCCACCCAGCCCGTCCGCTGCCCCCTGAGCACGCAGGAATGGGCGGCCATCGAGGCGCCGGGCCACTCGGCGGCGCGCGTGTGGAACGAACTGGCCCTGAACGCCATCCGCAACGTGCTGCCGCAACCCACCGTGCACGCCCGCACGCTGTTCCACCTGTCCGCCGCCATGTACGACACCTGGGCCACCTTCGACCCGGTCGCGCGGGGCGTGTTCGTGAACGAGCAGCGCAGCGGCACGCCCGCCCAGGTCGAGGAAGCCGTCAACCGCGCCGCGCACCGCGTCCTGAGCGCCCGCTTCACCGCGACCGTCCCGGCGCTCGGCGCCTGCTTCGACGACCGCCTGCGGCACCTGGGCCTGAACCCCGACGACACCGGCACGCAGGGCGACTCGGCCAGCGCGACCGGCAACCGCACCGGGCAGGCGATCCTGGACCTGAACCGCGACGACGGCTCCAACGAACGCGGCGGGTACGCCGACACCAGCGGCTACCGATTCAGCAACGAACCCCTGCGCCCCGAACAGCCCGGCGTCACCCTGAACGACCCGGACCGCTGGCAGCGCCTGCTGCTGGCCCAGCCGTTCACCCAGAACGGCATTCCCCAGAGCGGCCCGCAGCCGTACATGGGCGCCCACTGGGGCGCCGTGAAACCCTTCGCCATGACCCGCCAGGGCCGCTACTACCACGACCCCGGCCCCGCCCCCAGCCTGAACGACCCGCAGATGCGCGCCCGCTGGATTCCGGACCTGCTGCGCCGCCAGAGCCGACTGGACGACCGCCTGAATACCACGACCGACATCTCCCCGGCCGCGCTGGGCAACAACACGCCGGGCCGCAACGACGGCGCCGGGCACGCCCTGAACCCCGCCACCGGCCTCCCCTACCCGCCGAACGTGGTGCGGCTCGCCGATTACGGCCGGGTCATCGCGGAGTACTGGGCGGACGGCCCGCGCGCCGAGACGCCCCCCGGCCACTGGAACGTCCTGGCGAACGCCGCCGCCGACGCCCCCACCTTCCAGCGCCGCCTGGGCGGACGCGGCCCCGAACTGGGCCGCCTGGAATGGGACCTGAAGATGTACCTCGCCCTGAACGGCGCGCTGCACGACGCCGCCATCGCCGCGTGGGACGTCAAACGCCAGACCGACACCGCCCGCCCCATCTCACTTGTCCGTTTCGTCGCCACGCAGGGCATGCGCGGCCTTCAGGACGAGGTGGACGTCCTGGAGGAACGCGGCGGGAAGGCCATGGTGCGCGGCTGGAGCGCCGCCGCCGGCGTCCAGTGGATCGACCCGCTGCGCTGGGTGCCGTACCAGGCGGCCAGTTTCGTCAGCCCGGCCTTCCCCGGCTTCGTGTCCGGGCACTCCACGTTCAGCCGCGCCGCCGCCGAGGTCCTGACCGACCTGACCGGCAGCGCCTTCTTCCCCGGCGGCCTGCACGAGATCACCGTCCGGCCCGGCGCGCTGCTGATCGACCGGAACAGCAACACCGTACCCGTGCGCCTGCAATGGGCCACGTACGCCGACGCCGCCGATCAGGCCGGGCAGTCCCGCATCTGGGGCGGCATTCACATCGAACCCGACGACCTCGCCGGGCGGCGCATCGGGCAACAGGTCGGCCTGGACGCCGTGGCCCTGGCCCGCCGGTACTTCACGGGACAGGCACCCTGA
- a CDS encoding sulfurtransferase: protein MTPPPPKHPLKTAAWLLDHAQDADVRVLDCRYALSDPLVGRVAFLAGHVPGAAYADLETDLSGPVQPGGAGGRHPLPDPAALAGWLGRVGIGNDSVVVCYDDPSTGQGFYAARAWWLLRWLGHTQVFVLDGGWPAWQAAGGAVSTDDATHAPTTFTPRVQPDMVATAQDVQDRAPGTVLIDSRAPARYRGEVEPIDRKAGHIPGAVNRDWSGVLDGAGHWRSPEVLGVHLNAGAAPTITYCGSGVSATPNLLARELAGVPLGPDNRLYAGSWSDWISDDTRPVATG from the coding sequence ATGACCCCCCCTCCACCGAAGCACCCTCTGAAGACCGCCGCGTGGCTGCTGGACCACGCGCAGGACGCAGACGTGCGCGTGCTGGACTGCCGGTACGCCCTGAGCGACCCGCTGGTGGGCCGCGTCGCGTTCCTGGCCGGGCACGTTCCGGGCGCCGCCTACGCGGACCTGGAAACGGACCTGAGCGGCCCCGTGCAGCCCGGCGGCGCGGGCGGACGGCACCCACTCCCGGACCCGGCGGCGCTGGCCGGGTGGCTGGGCCGCGTGGGCATCGGGAACGACAGCGTGGTCGTGTGCTACGACGACCCCAGTACCGGGCAGGGCTTCTACGCGGCGCGGGCGTGGTGGCTGCTGCGCTGGCTGGGGCACACGCAGGTGTTCGTGCTGGACGGCGGCTGGCCCGCATGGCAGGCGGCGGGCGGCGCGGTGAGTACCGACGACGCCACCCACGCGCCCACGACCTTCACGCCGCGCGTGCAGCCCGACATGGTGGCCACCGCGCAGGACGTGCAGGACCGCGCGCCGGGCACGGTGCTGATCGACTCGCGCGCCCCGGCCCGCTACCGGGGCGAGGTGGAACCCATCGACCGGAAGGCCGGGCACATCCCCGGCGCCGTGAACCGCGACTGGAGCGGCGTACTGGACGGCGCGGGCCACTGGCGCAGCCCCGAGGTGCTGGGCGTGCACCTGAACGCCGGGGCCGCCCCCACCATCACGTACTGCGGCAGCGGCGTGAGCGCCACACCGAACCTGCTGGCCCGCGAACTGGCCGGCGTGCCGCTCGGCCCGGACAACCGCCTGTACGCCGGATCGTGGAGCGACTGGATCAGCGACGACACGCGGCCAGTGGCAACCGGCTAG